The following proteins are co-located in the Flammeovirga kamogawensis genome:
- a CDS encoding class I SAM-dependent methyltransferase, which yields MNKKVERPEEANTVYNRRTLDNDYRTLKSILKPGMKVLDIGCGTGAISRDIAEFIGNKGHVIGIDRTASAIENGKQAYGDVPNLTLKAVDLFDFYSDEKFDLIVGARVLQWLSTPKEALVKIKSLLKDGGQVSILDYNHNRLEWVPQPPISMQRFYKAFLLWRKEAGMNNAIGSDLLHLLEEVGFENIHSINAQEDYTRDRNDFEDRLNIWSHVADLKQIIEEGYFTQKERIKAKETYEEWVKTAAISMSMKLFDVRGTFTSK from the coding sequence ATGAACAAAAAAGTAGAAAGACCAGAAGAAGCGAATACAGTCTATAATCGTAGAACTTTAGATAATGACTATCGCACCTTAAAGTCAATTTTAAAGCCAGGTATGAAAGTATTGGATATTGGCTGTGGAACAGGTGCAATTTCTAGAGATATTGCTGAATTTATAGGTAATAAAGGTCATGTGATAGGAATAGATAGAACAGCATCAGCAATAGAGAATGGTAAACAAGCCTATGGAGATGTACCTAATTTGACATTAAAAGCAGTTGATCTATTTGATTTTTATTCAGACGAAAAGTTTGATTTAATTGTGGGTGCTAGAGTTTTACAATGGTTAAGTACACCCAAAGAAGCTTTAGTAAAAATCAAAAGTTTATTAAAAGATGGTGGACAAGTTTCTATTTTAGATTATAATCATAACCGATTAGAGTGGGTTCCTCAACCACCAATTTCTATGCAACGTTTTTATAAAGCATTTTTACTTTGGAGAAAAGAAGCAGGTATGAATAATGCAATAGGTTCTGACTTACTTCATTTATTGGAAGAAGTTGGATTTGAAAACATACATTCTATTAATGCTCAAGAAGATTATACAAGAGATAGAAATGATTTTGAAGACCGTTTAAATATTTGGTCTCATGTTGCAGATTTAAAGCAAATAATAGAAGAAGGATATTTTACCCAAAAGGAAAGAATTAAAGCAAAAGAAACTTATGAAGAATGGGTAAAAACTGCTGCTATTTCTATGTCAATGAAATTATTTGATGTTCGAGGTACATTTACCTCAAAGTAG
- a CDS encoding START domain-containing protein, translating into MSIQSSWKSLGSHTIPSPEKIEVALSSQDTGDVSTYKGVAQLPFSIPRLAFILEDIETRKKWVSRLADEILIAQNEEDFSFVTYEHYDMQWPVSDREYVLEGKWTILEDTPTTAVSLLVHSIERDEYPLRKDRVRGDLKRLYYLFERVSTNETKITVEIQVDPEGDLPNFFVNMIQKNWPLNTLTALYNESKKGEQEHDLLKKALNK; encoded by the coding sequence ATGTCAATTCAATCTAGTTGGAAGTCGTTAGGCTCACATACTATCCCCTCTCCAGAAAAAATAGAAGTTGCACTTAGCAGTCAAGACACAGGCGATGTAAGTACTTATAAAGGTGTTGCTCAACTACCATTTAGTATTCCTAGACTTGCTTTTATTCTAGAAGATATAGAAACTCGTAAAAAATGGGTTTCTAGATTGGCAGATGAAATCCTAATTGCTCAAAATGAAGAAGACTTCTCTTTTGTTACATATGAGCATTACGATATGCAGTGGCCTGTAAGCGATAGAGAATATGTGTTAGAGGGAAAATGGACTATTTTAGAAGATACACCCACTACTGCTGTTAGTTTATTGGTTCATTCTATAGAAAGAGATGAATACCCTTTAAGAAAAGATCGGGTTCGAGGAGATTTAAAAAGATTGTACTATTTATTTGAAAGAGTAAGCACCAATGAAACCAAAATAACAGTAGAAATTCAAGTAGATCCAGAAGGTGATTTACCAAATTTCTTTGTAAATATGATACAAAAGAACTGGCCTCTAAATACACTTACGGCACTCTATAACGAAAGTAAAAAAGGAGAACAAGAACATGATTTACTAAAAAAAGCACTGAATAAGTAA
- a CDS encoding S8 family serine peptidase, translating to MAHAKFNLAIALFLGFLIISCTPKENLSIDQPVKPQDLTTQVKDTYIVLLKNQLSNARTQNAPVDFAQRQIDMRIQAESFVEEFEIPKAMIDRVYGGVVNGFTVKISDQKTLEALKADDRIFSIEKDEVFLLDNTENTIINSVSTQTTPWGITRVGGALTYTGTNVAYIIDSGIDLNHPDLNVDETKGYNIFKFGIDSRTLDDTFGHGTHVAGTVAAIDNSIGVVGVAAGASVIPVKVVTYYGGGTASGIIEGVNFVGTNGQSGDVANMSLGIPRNASLDRAVKVAAAKGIKFILAAGNESQNTSNVSPAGADGTNVYTISAIDSTDTFAYFSNFGASVDWAAPGVSVLSTTINGQYGLKSGTSMAAPHAAGVLLLGAPRASGNVKNDPDSTTDAIISR from the coding sequence ATGGCACACGCAAAATTTAATCTAGCGATAGCTCTATTCTTGGGCTTCCTAATCATTTCATGTACTCCAAAAGAAAATCTAAGCATCGATCAACCTGTTAAACCTCAAGATCTCACCACACAAGTAAAAGACACCTATATTGTATTATTAAAAAACCAGCTATCCAATGCAAGAACCCAAAATGCTCCTGTAGATTTTGCACAACGACAAATTGATATGCGCATTCAAGCAGAAAGCTTTGTAGAAGAATTCGAAATTCCTAAAGCAATGATAGACCGAGTTTATGGAGGGGTAGTAAATGGGTTTACAGTTAAAATTTCTGATCAGAAAACACTAGAAGCTCTTAAAGCTGATGATAGGATTTTTAGTATTGAAAAAGATGAAGTTTTTCTTTTAGACAATACAGAAAATACCATAATTAATAGTGTTTCTACACAAACAACACCTTGGGGAATTACTCGTGTTGGCGGAGCATTAACTTACACAGGTACTAACGTAGCCTATATTATTGATTCAGGTATTGATTTAAACCACCCCGACTTAAATGTTGATGAAACAAAAGGCTATAATATTTTTAAATTTGGAATAGATAGCCGAACACTAGACGATACATTTGGACATGGTACTCACGTTGCTGGTACTGTTGCTGCAATAGATAACAGTATTGGTGTAGTAGGTGTAGCTGCAGGAGCATCTGTTATTCCTGTTAAAGTTGTTACTTACTATGGCGGAGGAACTGCTTCTGGGATAATTGAAGGTGTTAATTTTGTAGGTACAAATGGGCAAAGTGGCGATGTAGCAAATATGAGCCTTGGTATTCCAAGAAATGCATCTTTAGACAGAGCTGTAAAAGTTGCAGCAGCTAAAGGTATCAAATTTATTCTTGCTGCCGGAAATGAATCTCAAAATACAAGTAATGTTTCTCCAGCAGGAGCTGACGGTACCAATGTCTATACAATTTCAGCAATTGATAGTACAGACACTTTCGCCTATTTTTCTAATTTTGGTGCTTCTGTAGATTGGGCTGCTCCTGGTGTTAGTGTTCTGTCTACTACAATAAATGGACAATATGGTCTTAAAAGTGGAACATCGATGGCAGCTCCTCATGCTGCAGGAGTTTTACTTTTAGGTGCTCCTAGAGCTTCTGGCAATGTAAAAAATGATCCAGATAGTACTACTGACGCTATAATAAGTAGATAA
- a CDS encoding helix-turn-helix transcriptional regulator produces the protein MDTTTSNIISFQTGSVDYVLEQLKTELNGTIENNILTVHHPFLELSYEKIDTFEGLGILLHDVYFKQNVDINIEGNNEAAKYIYYRFEYKGNIVFDVNDPTQYKLQNAVNCMSMFSTQRAVVIKGMKGERSRWLSVRISKDFLENNATIIYNNFFKIFDIEQRWAYFEIAPVEVILMLEKIFTLKKDTSIALKKSIILGKTIEMVGVFVDRMLKREDNSFNKSLHENDLKLMFNLKEELTQLFDKTPLLPELAKKYGISESKLKRDFKVVFGTTVPRFHQNFRLETAYTILSTEHKSIIEVARIVGFSSTSKFSSIFKKHYGVTPKEISVKYKN, from the coding sequence ATGGATACGACAACTTCTAATATTATTTCTTTCCAAACAGGCTCAGTTGATTATGTCTTAGAGCAATTGAAAACAGAATTGAATGGTACTATAGAAAATAATATTCTTACGGTACATCATCCTTTTCTTGAACTCTCTTATGAAAAAATAGACACCTTTGAAGGGTTAGGTATATTACTTCATGATGTTTATTTTAAACAAAATGTAGACATTAATATTGAGGGGAATAATGAAGCCGCGAAGTATATTTATTATAGATTTGAATACAAAGGAAATATAGTATTTGATGTCAATGACCCTACCCAGTATAAGTTGCAAAATGCAGTGAATTGTATGTCAATGTTTAGTACCCAAAGAGCAGTGGTAATAAAGGGAATGAAGGGCGAAAGAAGTAGATGGCTATCTGTAAGAATATCAAAAGATTTTTTAGAGAATAATGCTACTATTATCTACAATAACTTTTTTAAAATTTTTGATATTGAACAGCGCTGGGCTTATTTCGAGATAGCTCCTGTTGAAGTTATTTTAATGTTAGAGAAAATTTTCACTTTAAAAAAAGACACCTCAATTGCCCTTAAGAAAAGTATTATTCTTGGTAAGACAATTGAGATGGTAGGTGTTTTTGTGGATAGAATGTTGAAAAGAGAAGACAACTCGTTTAATAAATCATTACATGAAAATGACCTTAAACTTATGTTTAACCTAAAAGAAGAACTTACGCAACTTTTTGATAAAACACCTTTACTGCCAGAATTAGCAAAAAAATATGGTATATCAGAATCTAAATTAAAAAGAGATTTTAAAGTAGTTTTTGGAACTACGGTACCTCGTTTTCATCAAAACTTTAGGTTAGAAACGGCATATACTATTCTTTCTACAGAGCATAAATCTATTATTGAGGTGGCACGAATTGTTGGTTTTTCATCAACATCTAAATTTTCATCTATCTTTAAAAAACATTATGGCGTAACGCCAAAAGAAATATCTGTAAAATATAAAAATTAA
- the tpx gene encoding thiol peroxidase, translated as MAEITLKGNAIQTIGELPTVGSQAPDFTLVKADLSEVSLSDLKGKKVILNIFPSVDTGTCAMSTRTFNAKASGLENTVVVCVSKDLPFAFGRFCGAEGLDAVITGSAFRSTAFEDAYGLKITTGPLAGLCSRSVVVLDEEGKVVYTEQVKETVDEPNYEAAIAAL; from the coding sequence ATGGCAGAAATTACATTAAAGGGGAACGCAATTCAAACTATTGGCGAATTACCAACAGTAGGTTCTCAAGCACCAGACTTTACATTAGTAAAAGCAGACCTTTCAGAAGTATCATTATCTGATTTAAAAGGTAAAAAAGTAATCTTAAACATCTTTCCAAGTGTGGATACAGGTACTTGTGCAATGTCTACTCGTACGTTTAATGCAAAAGCATCAGGTTTAGAAAATACTGTTGTTGTTTGTGTATCTAAAGATTTACCATTTGCTTTTGGTAGATTCTGTGGTGCAGAAGGTTTAGATGCTGTTATTACAGGTTCTGCATTTAGAAGTACAGCTTTTGAAGACGCTTACGGTTTAAAAATCACTACAGGTCCTTTAGCAGGTTTATGTTCTAGATCAGTAGTTGTTTTAGACGAAGAAGGTAAAGTAGTTTACACTGAACAAGTGAAAGAAACTGTTGACGAGCCTAATTACGAAGCTGCTATTGCCGCTTTATAA
- a CDS encoding GLPGLI family protein translates to MTKLSQHFILFLLIYFVFTFCVCAQSSLYDFLTPLKIEAFYRFDFKDDNSDNTFYINSFVLQIGADNKSKFSSHEKLLSDEFNMSSNVSKDHLNYTIDDNSAAPLNLQSELFRENDQIIHYNRVGFDIYSYTESIATILDWKISNEKKRIEGYVCQKATCSYGNKTYEAWFTKQVPIAEGPYKFKGLPGLIVKLYDLDKDYVFTLVYLKKLASNKRIIVEKSYQNSTTINKNAYHSILTKRIKNISLNLPTELGCNRYGLHNH, encoded by the coding sequence ATGACAAAGCTATCTCAGCACTTTATTCTATTTTTACTAATTTATTTTGTGTTTACCTTTTGTGTTTGTGCTCAATCATCTTTGTATGATTTTCTGACACCTTTAAAAATTGAAGCTTTTTATAGATTTGATTTTAAAGATGATAATTCTGATAACACTTTCTACATTAATTCATTTGTTCTACAAATTGGAGCAGATAACAAATCAAAATTTAGTAGCCATGAAAAATTACTTTCTGATGAATTCAATATGAGTTCAAATGTAAGTAAAGATCATTTAAACTATACAATTGATGATAATTCTGCAGCTCCATTAAATCTACAAAGTGAACTTTTTAGAGAGAATGATCAGATTATACATTACAACAGAGTAGGTTTTGATATTTACTCTTATACAGAATCAATTGCTACAATATTAGACTGGAAAATCTCTAACGAGAAAAAAAGGATTGAAGGTTATGTTTGTCAAAAAGCCACTTGTTCTTATGGTAATAAAACCTACGAAGCTTGGTTTACAAAACAAGTTCCAATTGCTGAAGGCCCATACAAATTTAAGGGACTTCCAGGCTTAATCGTCAAACTCTATGACTTAGATAAAGACTATGTTTTTACATTAGTCTATTTAAAAAAATTGGCATCGAATAAACGTATTATTGTAGAAAAATCATATCAAAATTCTACAACTATTAATAAAAACGCCTACCATTCTATTCTTACAAAAAGAATAAAGAACATCTCCCTTAATTTACCTACTGAACTAGGTTGTAATAGATATGGGCTACATAACCATTAA
- a CDS encoding amidohydrolase, translating into MKSKYILLLFISIFIASCNSSTIEKADIIFTNGKIYTVNDDQPWAEAVGIKDNKIIFVGSSTDAKKYIGKATEVNNLHGKMMLPGFVSGHDHLISSNWMKAGVPLFEAKSKADYLRMIKDYADKNPNEPIVFGYGWNKDAYGGWPTAKDLDEAVPDRPAMIFDFTIHDMWFNTKGLAAGKISKNTKDPNPGLTYWRRDANGAPEGVAVELAWLDAFITAGAWNPSKMMKESQELLYDKAASCGLTSVINQGLITPNITNLKVYKEDMKWSFEYLDKLDKEGKLKLRTFQNYVYKNSKDDVDLLISEALALKEKYNSDRLRMHGIKVHPEGNWNSNTSLMLEPFLNTGTVGVSGVKENLLLEIHNKANDNGLDVHVHVDGSATTRFTINAIEASRKRGNTAARNVLQHYFWTHPEDHKRVVEMNIPVNTTPLFGTDWQGQAKDAYKFLGEERVNTYFMKYTSLSKDGSHNVSISADVPSSPVELLDPLFNLETAVTLQDPQNEKSQAFPPTEIPLDLITGIKALTIYPAWQARMEDKIGSIEVGKYADLVVLEDNIFEVGKRDLSKIKVHATMMDGKFTFKRQKGVSVNYNPKHEISIPSQIGCCEHGNHKH; encoded by the coding sequence ATGAAATCTAAATATATACTTCTTCTATTTATCTCAATATTCATTGCTTCTTGTAATTCATCAACAATAGAAAAAGCAGACATTATTTTTACAAATGGAAAAATATATACCGTTAATGATGACCAACCTTGGGCAGAAGCAGTAGGTATAAAAGACAATAAAATTATTTTTGTCGGCTCTTCTACAGACGCTAAAAAGTACATTGGAAAAGCCACTGAAGTAAATAATTTACATGGCAAAATGATGTTACCTGGTTTTGTTAGCGGACACGACCATTTAATCTCATCGAATTGGATGAAAGCTGGAGTGCCTCTTTTTGAAGCTAAATCTAAAGCTGATTATTTAAGAATGATTAAAGATTATGCCGATAAAAATCCTAATGAACCTATTGTTTTTGGATACGGTTGGAATAAAGATGCATATGGTGGATGGCCAACTGCAAAAGACTTAGATGAAGCTGTTCCTGACCGCCCAGCTATGATTTTTGATTTTACAATCCATGATATGTGGTTTAATACAAAAGGGTTAGCTGCAGGTAAAATATCGAAAAACACAAAAGATCCTAACCCTGGGCTTACCTATTGGAGAAGAGATGCCAATGGTGCTCCGGAAGGTGTTGCCGTAGAATTGGCCTGGTTAGATGCTTTTATTACTGCAGGTGCTTGGAACCCATCTAAAATGATGAAAGAAAGCCAAGAATTATTGTACGATAAAGCTGCTTCTTGTGGGTTAACTTCGGTTATTAATCAAGGGCTAATTACTCCAAATATTACCAACTTAAAAGTATATAAAGAAGATATGAAATGGTCTTTTGAGTACTTAGATAAACTAGATAAGGAAGGTAAATTAAAGCTACGTACATTTCAGAATTATGTATATAAAAATAGTAAAGATGATGTCGACCTGTTAATTTCTGAAGCACTTGCTTTAAAAGAAAAATACAATAGCGATCGTTTAAGAATGCATGGTATTAAAGTGCATCCTGAAGGAAATTGGAACTCTAATACTTCTTTAATGCTTGAACCATTTTTAAATACAGGTACAGTTGGAGTTTCTGGAGTAAAAGAAAACCTTCTGTTAGAAATCCATAATAAAGCGAATGACAACGGTTTAGATGTACATGTGCATGTAGATGGTTCTGCTACTACTCGTTTTACAATTAATGCTATCGAAGCTTCTCGTAAAAGAGGAAATACAGCTGCTCGAAATGTACTTCAACATTATTTCTGGACACATCCAGAAGATCATAAACGTGTAGTAGAAATGAATATCCCTGTAAATACAACACCTTTGTTTGGAACTGATTGGCAAGGACAAGCAAAAGATGCTTATAAATTTTTAGGAGAAGAGCGTGTAAATACCTATTTCATGAAATACACTTCTTTATCAAAAGATGGGAGTCATAATGTAAGCATATCTGCAGATGTTCCTAGTTCTCCTGTAGAATTATTAGATCCACTTTTTAACTTAGAAACTGCCGTAACACTACAAGATCCTCAGAACGAAAAATCTCAAGCTTTTCCTCCTACAGAAATTCCATTAGACCTGATTACAGGTATTAAAGCCTTAACAATTTATCCTGCTTGGCAGGCACGTATGGAAGATAAAATTGGTAGTATAGAAGTAGGGAAATATGCCGATTTAGTCGTTCTTGAAGACAATATATTTGAAGTAGGAAAAAGAGATCTTTCAAAAATTAAAGTACATGCTACCATGATGGATGGTAAATTTACTTTCAAAAGACAAAAAGGAGTTTCCGTTAACTACAATCCAAAGCACGAAATAAGTATCCCTTCTCAAATTGGGTGTTGTGAACATGGTAATCATAAGCATTAA
- a CDS encoding HD domain-containing protein — translation MNPSQQEIINKTAKFIEEKFAGEGTGHDWHHIYRVWKSAEQIAKTENCNAYVVSLSALLHDIADHKFYNGDLLEGSRQTRTWLEQAGADKGTIDQVADIVKRVSFKGANVKDEMPSIEGQVVQDADRLDAIGAIGIARAFAYGGSKHRSLYEPKEVYEMHKDFDSYHKSESSTVAHFYEKLLLLKDRMHTETAKKIADKRHQYMEGFLKQFYGEWEGKL, via the coding sequence ATGAATCCATCTCAACAAGAAATAATTAATAAAACAGCCAAATTTATAGAAGAAAAGTTTGCAGGTGAAGGTACTGGCCATGATTGGCACCACATTTACCGTGTTTGGAAATCTGCAGAACAAATTGCTAAAACTGAGAACTGTAACGCTTATGTTGTTTCCCTCTCTGCTCTTCTACATGATATCGCAGACCACAAATTTTACAATGGAGATCTATTAGAAGGTAGTAGACAAACAAGAACTTGGTTAGAACAAGCTGGAGCCGATAAAGGTACTATTGATCAAGTAGCTGATATTGTAAAAAGAGTCTCGTTTAAAGGGGCAAATGTTAAAGATGAAATGCCTTCTATAGAAGGACAAGTTGTGCAAGATGCGGATAGGTTAGATGCTATTGGTGCCATTGGAATAGCAAGAGCTTTTGCCTACGGTGGTAGTAAACATCGCTCTCTTTATGAGCCTAAAGAGGTATATGAAATGCATAAAGATTTTGATAGTTATCACAAAAGTGAATCATCTACTGTAGCACACTTCTACGAAAAACTTCTTCTTTTAAAAGATAGAATGCATACAGAAACGGCTAAAAAAATTGCTGATAAACGCCATCAATATATGGAAGGATTTCTAAAACAGTTTTATGGAGAATGGGAGGGTAAACTATAA
- a CDS encoding helix-turn-helix transcriptional regulator produces MFKINSFKEYTAALIEIYGGVEVSNTTIEIDNERCEGIIKKVELEVGLACVVQRYKIKENIKLELDYRSLKEYDYIFGVFTTGDLVKFNETDQEHSVTSSKRNYGIYTSSNHIQIDGNLNKGVDNLVVVFFVTKEFISRKLSKDAAKKLFSSDKFYHYFDDIQELEFYNFLLKKSLKQNYHLLENRLYFQLGALFYLILGEIESLSLNSKINFVNANISDKEVAILFDIKREIIKDLSEKPSIEKISKKVGIHLNKLELMFQSIFGYTIYNYYQYKRLKAAALEIELQKSAIKEIAYDYGFTDMAHFSNTFKKQFGVPPSKYKPSGLR; encoded by the coding sequence ATGTTTAAAATAAATTCCTTTAAAGAATATACAGCGGCTCTTATAGAAATATATGGCGGAGTTGAGGTTTCAAATACAACAATCGAAATAGATAATGAAAGGTGTGAAGGCATAATTAAGAAGGTTGAACTAGAAGTAGGCCTTGCTTGTGTAGTACAGCGTTACAAGATAAAAGAGAACATTAAATTGGAGTTAGATTATAGATCGTTAAAAGAATACGATTATATATTTGGTGTTTTTACAACAGGAGACTTGGTTAAATTTAATGAAACAGACCAAGAACATTCAGTAACAAGTAGCAAAAGAAATTACGGTATTTACACTTCATCAAATCATATCCAGATTGATGGTAATTTAAACAAAGGGGTAGATAACCTAGTGGTTGTATTTTTTGTAACAAAAGAATTTATCTCGAGAAAGCTATCTAAAGATGCAGCTAAAAAACTCTTTAGTTCAGATAAGTTTTATCATTACTTTGATGATATACAAGAGTTAGAATTCTATAATTTTCTCTTAAAAAAGAGTTTAAAGCAGAACTACCACTTATTAGAAAATAGGTTGTACTTTCAGTTGGGAGCACTATTCTATTTAATTTTAGGTGAGATTGAATCGCTTAGTTTAAATTCAAAAATAAATTTTGTCAATGCAAATATTAGTGATAAAGAGGTCGCAATACTTTTTGATATAAAAAGAGAAATCATCAAAGATTTATCAGAAAAACCTTCTATTGAAAAGATTAGTAAAAAAGTAGGTATTCATCTAAATAAACTAGAATTAATGTTTCAATCTATTTTTGGCTATACCATCTATAATTACTATCAATATAAACGTTTAAAGGCAGCTGCATTAGAAATAGAATTACAAAAATCAGCCATAAAAGAAATAGCTTATGATTATGGCTTTACAGATATGGCTCATTTTTCTAATACTTTTAAAAAGCAATTTGGAGTACCTCCTTCTAAATATAAACCTTCAGGTTTACGTTAA